The Lutra lutra chromosome 10, mLutLut1.2, whole genome shotgun sequence genome contains a region encoding:
- the LOC125079982 gene encoding olfactory receptor 52B4-like, whose product MASFNHTGVNHVVFYLLGIPGREDLHMWISIPFLISYVFALLGNGLLIFIILIKSSLHEPMYLFLCMLAGVDIVFATTTEPKALAIFWCNSREISLNSCIAQLYFQHSSFISESGILLMMAFDRYIAICYPLRYTMILPHSLIGKIGVAVFMRAHCTIFPMIFLLKRLTFCRNNILPHTFCEHIGLAKYACDDIRVNIWYGFFVLMSTVILDIVLIFVSYTLILHAVFRIPSRDARHKALNTCGSHVCVIVLFYGPGIFSVLTQRFGRHIPLHVHILLANVSMLAPPMLNPIIYGVRTKQIRDQVLYVLFPKQK is encoded by the coding sequence ATGGCCAGCTTCAATCATACTGGTGTTAACCATGTAGTCTTCTACCTGTTGGGCATTCCAGGCCGAGAAGACCTACACATGTGGATTTCCAtccccttcctcatctcctatGTCTTTGCTCTCCTTGGAAATGGTCTGCTCATCTTCATTATCCTCATCAAGAGCAGCCTCCATGAACCTATGTATCTTTTTCTCTGCATGCTGGCTGGAGTTGACATTGTCTTTGCCACAACCACAGAACCCAAGGCATTGGCCATTTTCTGGTGCAATAGTAGGGAGATCTCTCTTAATAGCTGCATTGCCCAGCTCTACTTCCAGCATTCCTCCTTTATTTCTGAGTCAGGCATCTTGCTGATGATGGCATTTGACCGCTACATCGCAATATGTTATCCACTGAGATACACCATGATACTCCCCCACTCTCTGATAGGGAAAATTGGTGTGGCTGTTTTCATGAGAGCACACTGTACAATTTTTCCCATGATATTTCTTCTGAAGAGGCTGACTTTTTGCAGAAATAACATCCTACCACATACATTCTGTGAACACATTGGCTTGGCCAAGTATGCCTGTGATGATATCCGTGTAAATATCTGGtatggattttttgttttaatgtcaaCAGTGATCCTAGACATTGTCCTCATTTTTGTTTCCTATACTCTGATTCTCCATGCTGTCTTTCGTATCCCTTCCCGAGATGCTCGCCACAAAGCTCTCAACACATGTGGTTCTCATGTCTGTGTCATCGTCCTTTTTTATGGGCCTGGAATCTTCTCTGTTCTCACTCAGCGCTTTGGCCGTCACATCCCGCTACATGTCCATATCCTGTTGGCCAATGTCAGCATGCTTGCTCCACCTATGCTGAATCCCATCATTTATGGGGTCAGAACAAAACAGATAAGAGACCAAGTGCTTTATGTATTGTTTCCAAAGCAGAAATAA